One stretch of Lacrimispora sphenoides DNA includes these proteins:
- a CDS encoding ABC transporter ATP-binding protein, which produces MRLMLKYLKGYPKLILLNIIGIFSFVAVQLGIPTVMAWMIDNGIGNGDIAYIKKMGGIMLIICILGGAGTILLTFASSRISTYMIRDIRNDVFAQSQKFSHTEYNKFGVSSMITRTTNDAFQLMLFSNLLFRTALLAPVMIIISVFMTIKTSINLSMVIGGSFPFIVAGVIIIAKLTNPLSEKQQKGMDRLNRISRENLTGVRVIRAFRKSEYESERFAETNDDYATNSKKLFKIMSFTQPAFFFLLHLAMMAVFWISSLMIDKGTLQVGQLVAFLEYQFHAMFSIMLFSMVFVMYPRAQVSANRIQELLDEEPLVNNPSEGITADNKGVVEFDHVTFQYPDGELPVIKDVSFTANKGETVAFIGSTGSGKSTLINLIPRFYDVTGGSIKIDGVDTRDYDLKALRQKIGFIPQKAFLFKGTIEDNLKFGNPNATPEEIDHAIEIAQAKEFIQNKPDKLQEFISEGAKNVSGGQKQRISIARALVRKPEIYIFDDSFSALDYKTDATLRTALKEETKESIVFIVAQRISTIMNSDKIIVLNEGEVVGMGTHKELLKSCNIYYEIADSQLTKEELER; this is translated from the coding sequence ATGAGATTAATGTTAAAATATCTGAAAGGATATCCGAAGCTAATTCTGTTAAACATCATAGGAATCTTTAGTTTCGTTGCAGTACAGCTGGGAATTCCCACGGTTATGGCGTGGATGATTGATAACGGAATAGGCAATGGTGATATAGCTTATATTAAGAAAATGGGAGGAATCATGCTGATTATCTGCATTCTTGGAGGTGCAGGAACCATTTTATTAACTTTCGCTTCATCAAGAATTTCAACCTATATGATTCGGGATATAAGAAATGATGTTTTTGCACAATCGCAGAAATTTTCCCACACAGAATATAATAAATTTGGTGTGTCTTCCATGATTACACGAACAACGAATGATGCATTTCAGTTAATGTTGTTCTCCAATTTGTTGTTTCGAACTGCACTTTTGGCACCAGTCATGATTATTATCAGTGTTTTTATGACGATCAAGACCAGTATTAATCTCTCTATGGTTATCGGAGGAAGCTTTCCATTTATAGTGGCGGGAGTCATTATCATTGCGAAGTTAACCAATCCGCTTTCTGAGAAACAGCAAAAAGGGATGGACCGGCTGAATCGGATTTCAAGAGAAAACTTAACTGGGGTACGTGTAATCAGAGCTTTTCGAAAAAGTGAATATGAATCAGAACGTTTCGCAGAGACCAATGACGACTATGCCACTAATTCGAAGAAATTATTTAAAATCATGTCATTTACGCAGCCGGCCTTTTTCTTCTTATTACACCTTGCAATGATGGCCGTATTTTGGATATCCAGTTTAATGATTGATAAAGGAACTTTACAGGTTGGACAGTTAGTTGCTTTCTTAGAGTATCAGTTTCATGCAATGTTCTCTATCATGCTATTTTCCATGGTATTTGTCATGTATCCAAGGGCGCAGGTTTCTGCAAACCGCATTCAGGAATTATTAGATGAGGAACCGTTAGTAAATAATCCTTCTGAGGGCATTACAGCAGATAACAAAGGTGTGGTTGAATTTGACCATGTTACGTTCCAGTATCCGGATGGTGAGCTTCCGGTCATAAAGGATGTATCTTTTACTGCGAACAAAGGGGAGACCGTAGCATTTATCGGCAGTACGGGCAGCGGAAAGAGCACATTGATTAATTTAATTCCAAGATTTTATGATGTGACAGGCGGTTCTATCAAAATTGATGGTGTGGATACACGTGACTATGACTTAAAGGCACTCCGTCAAAAAATTGGTTTTATCCCTCAAAAAGCTTTTTTATTTAAAGGAACCATAGAAGACAATCTTAAATTCGGCAATCCCAATGCGACGCCGGAAGAAATAGATCATGCAATTGAAATAGCGCAGGCTAAAGAGTTTATTCAGAATAAGCCGGACAAATTACAGGAATTTATAAGTGAAGGTGCAAAAAATGTATCAGGAGGCCAAAAACAAAGGATCTCGATTGCGAGAGCATTGGTTAGAAAGCCTGAAATATACATTTTTGATGACAGCTTTTCTGCGCTTGACTATAAAACAGATGCTACCTTGCGGACTGCCCTTAAGGAAGAAACAAAAGAATCCATTGTATTCATTGTGGCACAAAGAATTAGTACCATCATGAATTCGGATAAAATAATCGTTCTGAATGAGGGTGAAGTGGTAGGTATGGGGACCCATAAAGAATTATTAAAGTCATGCAATATATATTATGAAATTGCAGATTCACAATTAACAAAGGAGGAATTGGAGCGATGA
- a CDS encoding ABC transporter ATP-binding protein, translated as MRKLYPYIKPYLKFFIVAILLTIAYSSFLSAAPMVEGLITTRLKDDVVDIVNKVPGAAISFSYVIKILKLLLAIYIGNVLSSFGSQYFLTNGIQNTMRDLRNDVQRKIAKLPISYFDKRSVGDILSIISNDIDTMSNALQQSLSRILSAFLSIILAIVLMFYINPTMGTVAVLLIPGSALIMKFIMKRSSVMFSRQQAALGDLNGYIQERYTGLTEIKLYGKQEDSIEQFKKINNNLCENGFMAQFISGLMSPLISFITYLAIVAVCILGATFAITGAITVGQLQAFIRYMWQLNEPLEQVSQLSASIQSAIAASERVFEFLTETEEVPEASDPVKIENLKGNVTFEDVSFGYNKDKMLIEHLDINVKSGQMVAIVGPTGAGKTTLINLLMRFYDVNKGAIKVDGVKIKDMKRDDLRSIFGMVLQDTWLFNGTIADNIKYGKEDATQQEIENAAKTANVNHFIKTQPDGYHMILNEESSNVSVGEKQLLTIARAFLADPAILILDEATSSVDTRLELMLQTAMKNIMKGRTSFVIAHRLSTIRNADLILVMNNGSIIEQGTHDELIARKGFYEKLYMSQFQNQA; from the coding sequence ATGAGAAAATTATATCCATATATAAAACCATACTTGAAATTTTTTATCGTGGCGATTCTTCTTACGATAGCATACTCCAGTTTCTTATCAGCAGCGCCAATGGTGGAAGGTTTAATTACAACTAGACTAAAAGATGATGTTGTAGATATCGTGAACAAAGTTCCTGGAGCAGCCATCAGTTTTTCCTACGTTATTAAAATCTTAAAGCTGTTGCTTGCTATTTATATTGGAAACGTACTTAGCAGCTTTGGTTCACAGTATTTTTTGACCAATGGTATACAAAATACAATGCGTGATTTAAGAAACGATGTCCAAAGAAAGATTGCAAAGCTGCCAATCAGCTATTTTGATAAACGTTCCGTCGGTGATATTCTCAGTATCATTTCAAATGATATCGATACCATGTCAAATGCGCTGCAGCAGAGTTTATCAAGGATATTGAGTGCTTTCTTATCCATTATTTTAGCTATAGTACTAATGTTTTATATTAATCCGACGATGGGTACTGTTGCTGTCTTGCTGATACCGGGAAGTGCCCTGATCATGAAATTTATTATGAAGCGTTCTTCCGTTATGTTTAGCAGACAGCAGGCTGCACTTGGTGACTTAAATGGTTACATTCAGGAACGATATACCGGGCTAACCGAAATCAAACTTTATGGAAAGCAGGAAGATTCCATAGAACAGTTTAAGAAGATTAACAACAATCTTTGTGAAAATGGATTTATGGCACAATTTATATCCGGATTGATGTCGCCGTTAATCTCCTTCATTACGTATCTTGCAATTGTCGCTGTTTGTATATTAGGTGCGACATTTGCAATAACAGGCGCCATTACGGTTGGACAGCTTCAGGCATTTATCCGATATATGTGGCAGTTAAATGAGCCGCTGGAGCAGGTGTCACAATTGTCTGCTTCCATTCAGTCTGCGATTGCAGCTTCGGAAAGAGTATTTGAGTTCCTTACTGAAACAGAAGAGGTCCCGGAGGCTTCTGATCCGGTAAAAATTGAGAACTTAAAGGGAAATGTTACCTTTGAAGATGTCTCTTTTGGTTATAACAAAGATAAAATGCTCATTGAGCATCTGGATATTAACGTAAAGAGCGGTCAGATGGTAGCAATCGTAGGCCCGACTGGCGCCGGAAAAACCACGCTTATTAACCTCTTAATGCGTTTTTATGACGTAAATAAAGGTGCAATTAAGGTTGACGGTGTGAAAATTAAGGATATGAAACGGGATGATCTTCGTTCTATCTTTGGTATGGTGTTACAGGACACCTGGCTATTTAACGGAACGATCGCCGATAATATAAAATACGGAAAAGAGGATGCAACGCAGCAGGAGATTGAAAACGCTGCAAAAACAGCAAATGTAAATCATTTTATCAAAACACAGCCAGATGGCTATCATATGATATTAAATGAAGAATCCTCAAACGTATCAGTCGGTGAGAAACAGCTTTTAACAATAGCGAGAGCGTTCCTGGCAGATCCGGCTATTTTAATCCTTGATGAGGCGACAAGTTCTGTTGATACAAGACTTGAATTAATGCTTCAGACAGCTATGAAAAATATCATGAAGGGCAGAACAAGCTTTGTTATTGCACACCGCCTTTCTACGATTAGAAATGCGGATTTAATCCTTGTTATGAATAACGGATCAATAATTGAACAGGGAACCCATGATGAACTAATAGCAAGGAAAGGATTTTATGAAAAACTGTATATGAGTCAGTTCCAAAATCAAGCTTAA
- a CDS encoding HAD family hydrolase has translation MIKAVIFDMDGVLIDSEIIYLDHMYEKLKLKYPQINREALFAVVGSTTKRTMEIISDVIGEDVNSHTFQELYAGLWADCRPDYPSILRKEVPEILKELHRRGYQVALASSTSRAGIEDVLTSCGLKGDFDYIVSGEEFKESKPNPEIYLHTADTLKREPKECLVVEDSTYGIMAGHGAGMTVASIIDNRFGFDRSLADYSINGLFEVLDLLNELNNR, from the coding sequence ATGATAAAAGCAGTTATATTTGACATGGATGGGGTTCTGATCGACAGTGAAATCATATATTTGGACCATATGTATGAAAAGCTGAAGCTTAAGTACCCCCAGATCAACAGAGAAGCGCTGTTTGCCGTGGTGGGATCCACCACAAAAAGGACGATGGAGATTATAAGCGACGTGATCGGAGAGGATGTGAATTCCCACACGTTCCAAGAGTTATATGCAGGACTTTGGGCCGATTGCCGCCCGGATTATCCTTCTATTTTGAGAAAGGAAGTCCCGGAGATTTTAAAGGAGCTTCACCGCAGAGGTTATCAGGTGGCACTGGCATCTTCTACCAGCAGGGCAGGGATTGAAGATGTGCTCACGTCCTGCGGACTGAAAGGTGACTTTGACTACATTGTAAGCGGCGAGGAATTTAAGGAAAGTAAGCCTAATCCGGAAATATATCTCCATACGGCAGATACCTTAAAGCGCGAGCCAAAGGAATGCCTGGTGGTGGAAGATTCTACCTATGGGATCATGGCAGGTCATGGTGCAGGAATGACCGTTGCCTCCATCATTGATAACAGGTTTGGTTTTGACCGTAGTCTTGCGGATTATTCCATAAACGGGCTTTTTGAGGTATTGGATTTATTGAATGAGTTGAATAACAGATAA
- a CDS encoding PTS sugar transporter subunit IIA has translation MIGIIISGHGTFATGISSAVELLTGHQDFIIPVDFREEHSEEQLKENLKAAFDRLQDCEQVLVLCDILGGSPFKNAVMLSIGDERIKVLYGTNLGMTVELAMRCMMGQIPEADTLADEIIEIGKTQIGKYKYEPVEASEDFEEGI, from the coding sequence ATGATCGGAATCATTATTTCAGGCCATGGAACATTTGCAACTGGAATCTCAAGCGCAGTGGAACTTCTCACTGGCCATCAGGATTTTATTATACCGGTGGATTTTAGGGAGGAGCATAGCGAGGAACAGCTAAAGGAGAATCTAAAGGCAGCCTTCGACCGCTTACAGGACTGCGAACAAGTTCTTGTTCTATGTGATATTCTGGGAGGCTCCCCTTTTAAAAATGCAGTGATGTTAAGCATTGGAGATGAACGGATAAAGGTCCTTTACGGAACGAACCTGGGCATGACCGTAGAGCTGGCAATGCGCTGCATGATGGGCCAGATACCGGAAGCAGATACGCTGGCAGATGAAATTATTGAAATAGGAAAAACGCAGATCGGAAAATACAAATATGAGCCGGTAGAAGCGTCTGAGGACTTTGAGGAAGGAATTTGA
- a CDS encoding GntR family transcriptional regulator, which translates to MKFEFIQIDKYSPVPLYEQLKGCLITAIRSGNLIPGQKLPTEDELCRKFGISRPVVRQAYGDLNKLGMLVRKRGSGSFVRSNTDRGIYLMQLVSYREELAMIGMVPGTDLKKKEIISYHVPVYEKLRLDPKQHCLHLERMRYADKRPFTFIENFVPMDLFPGIEAYDYGTDSLYRIMRDVYGIYPAKAVRSIRAEIINPAQAHLFHIEKGSPVHMLESIAYDQYERPIDYSIETYPGNTHRFDFVVYRD; encoded by the coding sequence ATGAAGTTTGAATTTATACAAATTGATAAATATAGTCCGGTTCCATTGTATGAGCAGTTAAAGGGCTGCCTGATTACGGCAATCCGGAGCGGAAACCTGATTCCGGGACAAAAACTGCCCACAGAGGATGAACTATGCCGCAAATTCGGCATCTCCCGCCCTGTCGTCCGGCAAGCCTACGGGGATTTAAACAAACTTGGTATGCTGGTGAGGAAGCGTGGCTCCGGAAGCTTTGTAAGATCAAATACAGACCGGGGAATCTATTTGATGCAGCTTGTCAGCTACCGTGAAGAACTGGCCATGATCGGCATGGTACCTGGAACCGATTTAAAAAAGAAGGAAATCATCTCTTACCATGTCCCGGTTTACGAAAAACTGCGTTTGGATCCCAAACAGCACTGCCTTCATCTGGAGCGCATGCGCTATGCGGACAAACGTCCTTTTACTTTTATTGAAAACTTTGTTCCCATGGATCTATTTCCAGGAATTGAAGCCTATGATTACGGAACAGACTCTCTTTACCGCATCATGAGAGATGTGTATGGCATCTATCCGGCCAAGGCGGTCAGATCCATACGGGCGGAAATCATCAACCCGGCACAGGCTCACCTGTTTCATATAGAGAAAGGCTCTCCGGTGCACATGCTGGAAAGCATCGCCTACGACCAATATGAACGTCCTATCGACTACAGCATTGAAACTTATCCGGGCAACACACACCGATTTGACTTTGTCGTATACAGGGATTAG
- a CDS encoding PTS system mannose/fructose/sorbose family transporter subunit IID, with the protein MTVSRNKLDKKDINKMSMLSILEQSCFSFERMQAPGFCLGLLPGLKKIYGDQKEEISDAMKNNMDFINTEPHMATFLQGLVLSLEENGQDRALIKSIKTGLFGPLAGLGDAIFWFTLLPISAAICCSLASGGSVLGPILYIAIWFLGAISRLWFGRMGYNMGVGAVDLISSNASAITKAAGILGMMVVGGLIPSYVSLHFAETLVAPGGVSIQAIFDSIMPNILPLGFVFTLYWLFKKKHVNTLMLIILIILVSIVLSFFKIM; encoded by the coding sequence ATGACGGTATCTAGAAATAAATTGGACAAAAAAGATATCAATAAGATGAGCATGCTTTCTATATTAGAACAGTCCTGTTTCAGCTTTGAGCGCATGCAGGCTCCCGGTTTCTGTCTCGGATTGCTTCCCGGATTAAAGAAGATTTACGGTGACCAGAAGGAAGAAATCTCAGATGCCATGAAAAATAACATGGACTTTATCAATACCGAACCCCACATGGCAACCTTTCTTCAGGGTCTTGTCCTTTCCCTGGAAGAAAACGGTCAGGACAGGGCTCTGATTAAGAGCATAAAAACCGGTCTATTCGGCCCTCTGGCGGGTCTGGGAGACGCAATCTTCTGGTTCACCCTGCTTCCAATATCAGCAGCCATCTGCTGTTCCCTTGCAAGCGGCGGGTCTGTACTGGGTCCTATCCTTTATATCGCTATCTGGTTTTTAGGCGCCATATCAAGATTGTGGTTTGGCCGTATGGGATATAACATGGGTGTGGGAGCCGTTGATTTAATCAGTTCCAATGCCAGTGCCATTACAAAGGCAGCAGGCATCCTGGGCATGATGGTGGTTGGCGGGCTGATTCCAAGCTACGTATCCCTTCATTTTGCTGAAACGCTGGTAGCTCCCGGCGGCGTATCCATACAGGCAATCTTCGATTCCATTATGCCGAACATACTGCCTTTAGGGTTTGTATTTACCCTTTACTGGCTGTTTAAGAAAAAACATGTTAATACGCTGATGCTGATTATACTTATCATCCTTGTATCAATCGTATTGTCTTTCTTTAAAATCATGTAA